A DNA window from Callospermophilus lateralis isolate mCalLat2 chromosome X, mCalLat2.hap1, whole genome shotgun sequence contains the following coding sequences:
- the Zcchc13 gene encoding zinc finger CCHC domain-containing protein 13 codes for MSGKECFKCGRSGHWARECPKGGARGRGPRGRGRSPQCSSTTQPDICYRCGETGHHVKNCDLHQNICYNCGRSGHIAKDCMDPKRDREQCCYTCGRPGHLARDCDHQEEQKCYSCGEFGHIQKDCTQVKCYRCGETGHVAVNCSKASEVNCYRCGESGHLARECPIEAAA; via the coding sequence ATGAGCGGTAAAGAATGTTTCAAGTGTGGACGGTCTGGCCACTGGGCCCGGGAGTGCCCTAAAGGAGGAGCTCGAGGGCGTGGACCTAGAGGCCGCGGCAGAAGTCCTCAGTGCAGTTCCACCACCCAACCTGACATCTGTTACCGCTGTGGTGAGACTGGTCATCATGTCAAAAACTGTGACCTTCACCAGAACATCTGCTACAACTGCGGGAGAAGTGGCCACATCGCCAAAGACTGTATGGATCCTAAAAGAGACAGAGAACAGTGCTGTTACACCTGTGGCAGACCAGGCCATTTAGCTCGTGATTGTGACCATCAGGAAGAACAGAAATGCTACTCTTGTGGTGAATTCGGGCACATCCAGAAAGACTGTACCCAAGTCAAATGCTACCGATGTGGCGAGACCGGCCATGTGGCAGTGAACTGTAGTAAGGCAAGCGAAGTGAACTGCTACCGCTGTGGCGAATCTGGACATCTAGCCAGGGAATGCCCcattgaggctgctgcttag